In Cataglyphis hispanica isolate Lineage 1 chromosome 20, ULB_Chis1_1.0, whole genome shotgun sequence, a single genomic region encodes these proteins:
- the LOC126857103 gene encoding uncharacterized protein LOC126857103 isoform X3, translated as MPQCAVSTCRNSHRRTRKQSVRYHRFPHKPEVRELWVRACGREPLANGEAPFNINTARVCSRHFLVEFYEDESREQVMQGNQKRNRLRLGAVPMVAVPVRVEPCFDLLNENEKKRSAQAARIKVPNPKRVLHQTEGQKTASLDHVDEGPRCKAEEGGNSSGETNINSDSNTSNNSTSSSNHCVTNEEEEKEGESETKEGKKLKFFKKLGLINVEILSCLNRMHAMEGAAEGRRRQVDTAEDDKTPKSSSSSEIPQSQQNGAALPEETAAAPAATVSRVRTKRKAESPDVETPETKSGQLLAGTSRQKVAVASGSNVTQRHAKVESVESKKRKSTNGQLSVNPRKKFCNEDEREEYISQIVGNDNETVNVLMVKADRLRADIAALENLAHAKEMEWNEILRKRKLKEEAYARLERKIQMTAYMESDSQLPDPLPLATSSLESAEWDNSDNTISREKSFDSKEDLAGERSLDSLKREKAAKVSPQQRIIPPKTNGESNRKRNQASSPESRQIGEGRQGAIVDVRSIIADHRLKHPETVPRRGRRMRNSVNVGLGAGGAMVETGHNTDSRPSSTESCKSNPSTNDSMNYKDILVQFAKMSQQGEGAAAKIPQNYPDVTLHPVAIPSSAAQNTASQPTGSLLHGILTKAQSPRSTTFSPTLARLLTAPERERNSPAAAAAAAVASMSQQSATTQHFSQTYQGSNLVSINDILSSSKARTEITITPVVNSSAQSHSNDLIQVEDVEEETTVIDDRKGSSTSGRDGKQVAKDNPPSPSAPPKCQGCMIRPAQFVCAGCGNQWYCSRTCQLAAWATHSEYCSDYPLESENSKIKPNV; from the exons ATGCCGCAGTGTGCCGTATCTACGTGCCGCAACAGCCATCGTCGGACCCGCAAACAATCGGTGCGCTATCACCGATTTCCGCACAAGCCGGAAGTGCGCGAGTTGTGGGTGCGCGCATGCGGTCGCGAGCCCCTCGCCAACGGCGAGGCGCCCTTCAACATCAACACGGCGCGCGTCTGCTCCCGCCACTTCCTCGTCGAGTTCTACGAGGACGAGAGCAGGGAACAGGTGATGCAGGGTAATCAGAAGCGGAACAGACTCCGGCTCGGGGCCGTGCCGATGGTCGCCGTGCCGGTACGCGTGGAACCGTGCTTCGATCTGCTCAATGAGAACGAGAAGAAGAGATCCGCGCAGGCGGCCCGCATCAAGGTACCCAATCCGAAGCGCGTTCTTCATCAAACGGAGGGCCAGAAGACGGCCAGCCTGGACCACGTCGACGAGGGGCCACGGTGCAAGGCGGAGGAAGGCGGCAATAGCAGCGGCGAGACCAATATTAATAGCGATAGCAACACTAGTAATAACAGTACTAGCAGCAGTAACCATTGTGTTACAAatgaggaagaagaaaaagaaggagaatCTGAAACGAAAGAAGGGAAGAAATTGAAGTTTTTTAAGAAGCTTGGTCTCATTAATGTTGAGATATTATCTTG TTTGAACAGGATGCACGCGATGGAGGGCGCGGCCGAAGGCAGGCGAAGGCAAGTGGACACCGCGGAGGATGACAAGACGCCAaagtcgtcatcgtcgtcggaGATACCCCAGAGTCAACAGAACGGCGCCGCTCTTCCGGAAGAGACGGCCGCGGCACCGGCAGCGACTGTGAGTCGCGTTCGCACCAAGAGGAAGGCGGAATCGCCCGACGTCGAGACGCCGGAGACGAAGAGCGGGCAGTTGCTGGCGGGCACGTCGCGACAGAAGGTGGCTGTTGCGAGCGGCAGCAACGTTACGCAACGTCACGCCAAAGTTGAGTCTGTCGAGAGTAAGAAGCGGAAATCCACCAACGGACAGCTGTCTGTGAATCCcaggaaaaaattttgcaacgaGGACGAACGGGAAGAGTACATCTCGCAAATTGTCGGCAACGACAACGAGACAGTCAACGTACTTATGGTGAAGGCTGATCGACTGCGAGCTGATATCGCG GCTCTCGAGAATTTAGCGCATGCCAAAGAAATGGAATGGAACGAGATTCTGAGAAAGAGGAAGCTAAAGGAGGAGGCATATGCGAGGCTCGAAAGGAAGATACAGATGACAGCTTACATGGAGAGCGACAGCCAGTTACCGGATCCCTTGCCCCTTGCTACATCATCTTTGGAGTCCGCCGAGTGGGACAATAGCGACAATACGATATCTCGAGAGAAATCGTTTGACTCGAAGGAGGATCTAGCCGGGGAAAGATCTTTGGACTCATTAAAAAGGGAGAAAGCCGCGAAGGTTAGCCCGCAACAACGGATAATTCCCCCGAAAACTAATGGGGAAAGCAATCGTAAACGAAATCAAGCGTCGAGCCCAGAAAGCCGGCAAATTGGAGAAGGTCGGCAAGGTGCAATAGTAGATGTCAGATCTATTATCGCTGATCACAGACTCAAGCATCCAGAAACCGTACCAAGGag AGGACGAAGGATGAGGAATTCAGTGAATGTCGGGCTCGGAGCTGGTGGCGCCATGGTCGAAACGGGACACAATACCGACTCGAGACCATCTAGCACGGAATCGTGCAAAAGCAACCCAAGCACGAATGATTCTATGAACTACAAAGATATACTAGTGCAATTTGCCAAGATGAGCCAACAAG GTGAAGGTGCTGCAGCTAAGATACCGCAGAATTATCCGGACGTGACGCTTCATCCTGTAGCGATACCCTCATCCGCGGCCCAGAATACAGCATCTCAACCGACTGGTTCGTTGCTTCATGGGATTCTAACGAAAGCGCAATCGCCAAGATCTACCACTTTTTCACCTACTTTAGCGAGATTACTCACCGCGCctgaaagagaaaggaattcTCCGGCGGCagcggcagcggcggcggtggcgtcTATGTCGCAGCAGAGCGCCACGACCCAACACTTTTCGCAGACGTATCAAGGCTCTAATCTGGTTTCTATAAACGATATCCTGTCTTCTTCCAAg GCTCGCACAGAGATAACTATAACCCCCGTCGTCAATTCTTCTGCGCAATCTCACTCCAATGATTTAATACAAGTG GAAGACGTAGAGGAAGAAACAACAGTAATCGATGATAGAAAAGGAAGTTCCACAAGCGGAAGGGACGGTAAACAAGTGGCAAAGGACAATCCGCCTTCACCAAGCGCTCCACCAAAGTGTCAAGGATGCATGATTCGTCCTGCACAATTCGTTTGCGCTGGATGCGGAAATCAGTGGTATTGCAGTCGCACATGTCAG CTTGCCGCATGGGCAACGCATTCCGAGTATTGTTCGGATTACCCGCTCGAGTCCGAAAACAGCAAGATCAAGCCCAACGTTTAA